Proteins from a single region of Octopus bimaculoides isolate UCB-OBI-ISO-001 chromosome 11, ASM119413v2, whole genome shotgun sequence:
- the LOC106869722 gene encoding adenosine receptor A2a has protein sequence MDFINATTNLTNKNYQMVNLSYHNFIFLTVNLLLAPFIIGGNFVVIRCIATFSRLHTVSNIFVSSLAVADLLVGLLVIPFYSMHYLELEGFAESKYTCLFKYVFIIASCGSSIFNLSAIAFERFVAVTYPFRYATLITHKTAKVMIALLWIYVSVLSLTPLFGLNTWRPDVHCDFYQVLPRAYIVWASFTTVSFGIVSITLFYILTYREIRKMPPPPMIQSKEAISQKKNIRATYVMCVVSVTFLVFWLPYLIAGPLVYIPSLNKHSIELIKNYALSLGISNSVINPFLYGCLRRDFAEVFRKYFSLPCLKRKRRSVGPGSNGSTENSFPLSEY, from the coding sequence ATGGATTTCATTAACGCAACTACAAACCTAACCAACAAAAACTACCAAATGGTCAACTTGTCatatcataattttatattcttaacgGTAAATCTGCTACTGGCACCATTCATAATTGGAGGAAACTTCGTGGTTATCAGATGCATCGCCACATTTTCTCGTCTACACACCGTCTCCAACATATTTGTGTCCAGTCTGGCTGTAGCTGATCTTCTTGTCGGACTTCTTGTGATTCCATTCTATTCGATGCATTATTTGGAACTGGAAGGTTTCGCTGAAAGCAAATACACATGTCTTTTTAAATACGTTTTTATCATAGCCTCTTGCGGATCGTCCATATTCAATCTTTCCGCCATAGCATTTGAGCGTTTCGTAGCAGTTACTTATCCATTTCGTTATGCCACTTTGATCACGCACAAAACGGCCAAAGTAATGATTGCTCTTTTGTGGATATACGTCTCCGTCCTCAGCTTAACTCCTCTGTTCGGTTTGAATACCTGGCGACCGGACGTCCACTGCGATTTTTATCAAGTACTTCCAAGAGCCTACATCGTATGGGCTTCTTTTACGACGGTTTCCTTTGGCATAGTGTCCATCACTTTGTTCTACATCCTAACCTACAGAGAAATACGTAAGATGCCTCCACCGCCAATGATTCAATCGAAAGAAGCTATAtctcaaaagaaaaacatacgAGCTACTTACGTGATGTGCGTGGTGTCGGTGACCTTTCTGGTCTTCTGGTTGCCTTATCTTATCGCTGGACCACTCGTATATATACCATCTCTTAACAAACACAGCATTGAGCTGATCAAAAACTATGCCCTTTCTTTGGGTATCAGTAACTCTGTTATTAATCCATTTTTATACGGCTGTTTACGGAGAGACTTCGCCGAAGTTTTCAGGAAGTACTTCTCTCTGCCGTGTCTGAAACGAAAACGCAGAAGCGTGGGTCCAGGTTCAAACGGATCGACTGAAAACAGTTTTCCCTTATCTGAATACTAG